Below is a genomic region from Nitrospira sp..
AGCCCGATCAGCCCGGCCGCAGCTCTGGTGGCCCACTGAAAGAACCGCCGCCGAGTCCCGGCGGGAGTGGATAATCCTGACGCCTCGAATGGTTGTGGATCGCGAGCAGACATCGTGTGATCAGCGCCAACGGCACTCTAGTGAGTCCTCCGAGGTGAGTCAAGCGACTTTGTCGCCGCCTCTCTCGTTCACGGCTGCATTGCGTCGCTCTGCTTCCTGTATGATAATGCTGTATTGAGGTCCAGCGTTCTCCGGAGGCAGCATGCCGTTTTCTCGTCGAACCATACTCAAGGCAGCGGGACTGGGAGCCCTCGCCGGCATGACCGGCGGCTGCGACGAAGTCGGCGGCGTTTTCGGCCGCATGTTCGCGATCCCGCCGCGCGAGACGACCTATTTCACCCCGAACGGCAAGTTCTACGTCGTCAACTACGCCGACTCCGCGGTTTCGATGTCGAGAGAAATCAACATCGAACAATGGAAACTGACCGTCAAGGGCCAGGTCAAGACACCCCTTTCGCTCGGCTGGCGCGACATCTTGAATCGCGACTCCTACGACCAGATCTCGACGCTGATGTGCATCGACACGTTGCCGGGGGGCGACAGCATGGGCAATGCGACATGGAGAGGGATCTCGCTCAAGAAGCTGCTGCAAGAGGCCGGCGCGGACGAAGAGACCGCGCGGGACGTCATTTTTCGCGGCATCGACGGGTACGACGACAGCATCCCATTCACACGGGCGATGCAGGACGACACCATGCTCGCCTTTCTGATGAACGGTGAAAAGCTGCCGAAAGAGCACGGCTTTCCGCTCCGGCTGCTGGTGCCCGGTCTCTACGGGATCAAGAACGTCAAATGGATCGTGGAAATCGAAGTCTATCCGGGTGACCACCTGGGCTACTGGCAGCGGAAAGGCTGGACCGACGACGG
It encodes:
- a CDS encoding molybdopterin-dependent oxidoreductase; this translates as MPFSRRTILKAAGLGALAGMTGGCDEVGGVFGRMFAIPPRETTYFTPNGKFYVVNYADSAVSMSREINIEQWKLTVKGQVKTPLSLGWRDILNRDSYDQISTLMCIDTLPGGDSMGNATWRGISLKKLLQEAGADEETARDVIFRGIDGYDDSIPFTRAMQDDTMLAFLMNGEKLPKEHGFPLRLLVPGLYGIKNVKWIVEIEVYPGDHLGYWQRKGWTDDGTIKIFSRIDSPGHYQTLRGPEQTFRGIAFGGPNSIGKVEISFDAGRTWNDCQIEPPMSPYSWIIWKYIWKPTKQGKFQTVVRATDTKGQLQIAEIVRPQPAGASGLHTIIADVESVDLRRS